A stretch of the Desulfatirhabdium butyrativorans DSM 18734 genome encodes the following:
- a CDS encoding thiolase family protein, producing MREVVIVSACRTAIGGFGGTLSALSDIDFGPIPIREAIKRAGLTGDQIDEVIYASGYRTGDLPINSARVVAVKAGVPIEKPQFTISKACAGSIKAVTLAAQVIKSGDAEIIVAGGMESMSNATYMLKKARWGYRLGHGQLQDQLILFDPLSGDTMGETAENVAEKYHVSREDQDAFGLRSQQLAEKAIKEGKFKEQIVPVEIPQKKGDPKIFDTDEHPRFGTTLEALAKLKPAFRKGGTVTAGNSSGMNDGASALVVMSREKADALGLEPLATIVSYASAGVEPALMGIGPIPATRMALQKAGLTIDQIDLIELNEAFASQSLACIRELGMDMEKVNIHGGAIALGHPVSGSGGVIVTKLLYAMKERNARYGLATLCIGGGQGLALIVERKRK from the coding sequence ATGAGGGAAGTGGTGATTGTCAGCGCATGTCGAACGGCAATCGGCGGGTTTGGCGGCACGTTGTCCGCTCTGAGTGACATCGATTTCGGGCCCATCCCCATTCGTGAGGCCATCAAACGCGCGGGGCTCACCGGCGATCAGATCGATGAAGTCATCTATGCTTCCGGCTATCGAACCGGGGATTTACCCATCAACTCGGCTCGTGTCGTGGCCGTAAAGGCCGGCGTGCCCATCGAAAAACCCCAGTTTACCATCAGCAAAGCCTGTGCAGGCAGCATCAAAGCCGTTACGCTTGCAGCCCAGGTGATCAAATCCGGCGATGCGGAAATCATCGTCGCCGGCGGCATGGAGAGCATGAGCAATGCGACCTATATGCTGAAAAAAGCCCGTTGGGGGTATCGTCTCGGCCACGGCCAACTGCAGGATCAACTGATTCTCTTCGATCCGCTCAGCGGCGACACCATGGGCGAGACGGCCGAAAATGTGGCGGAAAAATACCATGTTTCACGGGAAGATCAGGACGCATTCGGCCTGAGAAGCCAGCAACTGGCTGAAAAGGCCATCAAGGAAGGCAAATTCAAAGAGCAGATCGTTCCGGTTGAAATACCGCAAAAAAAGGGGGACCCCAAAATATTCGATACGGATGAACATCCGCGTTTTGGCACGACTCTGGAGGCCCTGGCGAAATTGAAACCGGCCTTTCGAAAAGGCGGCACGGTCACAGCCGGCAATTCCAGCGGCATGAACGACGGGGCTTCGGCGCTGGTGGTCATGTCCAGGGAAAAAGCCGACGCCCTGGGTCTGGAGCCTTTGGCGACAATCGTTTCATACGCGTCTGCCGGAGTCGAACCCGCCTTGATGGGTATCGGTCCGATCCCGGCGACCCGAATGGCTCTGCAAAAAGCCGGATTGACCATCGATCAGATCGATCTGATCGAACTCAATGAAGCCTTTGCCTCGCAGTCTCTGGCCTGCATTCGGGAGCTCGGCATGGATATGGAAAAAGTCAACATCCACGGTGGCGCGATTGCATTGGGTCACCCGGTTTCTGGCAGCGGTGGCGTCATCGTTACCAAGCTTCTTTATGCCATGAAAGAACGCAATGCCCGTTATGGCCTGGCCACACTGTGCATCGGCGGGGGACAGGGGCTGGCCCTTATCGTGGAACGAAAACGGAAATAA